From a region of the Zingiber officinale cultivar Zhangliang chromosome 10B, Zo_v1.1, whole genome shotgun sequence genome:
- the LOC122028938 gene encoding protein WEAK CHLOROPLAST MOVEMENT UNDER BLUE LIGHT 1-like has translation MHLQAIIFNPNTQAVEGSDSSSNPHLHKRINVHEPESVVEPEEIPEHEYEKRTVEVSVEISIDSSSSTNSSNAEERSTMQPFELNLQKDFRQAKKNLLESTKSFKRGEVVDSNKGVIDTAVPFESVKEVVTKIGGILDWKAHKADTLKEFGSVKGRSFRHCRIPESGSVRNQNQVISELERIHIEISECKGQFEAAQEAKIQALRELEVTESIIEELQLKLEKAQKEESRAKQDSELTQLRVKEVEQGITSEASLVAKALLEVAKERHEAAVVELASVKEELEALRGEKPLLINERDVAMSKTQEVVSLAKEHRIGESLSRNEDYLRWEKELKMTEEEMHELDRQLALTKDLRHKLDTSTKLLQSLKDDLSKYMSEKLKQDSENNDKEKSDDETDKSAYQIQALDTTRKSLEEVRISMVRVKAKVDCLSVEAVSLKSALDAEKAAISTLKQKGGAALIVVSSLESDLDRTKQELEVVKIMERETKDKMMVLPMLLHQKTEEVDQAKAAALMARKQLRKAKEEAELAEASTTTTRSKLLVALKEKEAAQESENVALTAAKVLQESAQTAQIGGKDSLPQLILPPDEYLTLNKRVHEAEELAHDKLAAAVAQIDEAKISQNISIERLKEACRELEECKEAFKVANDKAKKGQEEKLAAEQELRKWRTELEQRRKANDAVKASVAPLRSPPTMQYDELKSMRIEENDDVVHAGPGEIETGVVIKKKKAFFPRLAHLLPKKSTQQVNSRGPFACLHAYYFEA, from the exons ATGCATCTGCAAGCGATCATTTTTAACCCTAATACTCAAGCTGTGGAGGGTTCTGACTCATCATCGAATCCACACCTTCACAAACGAATTAATGTTCATGAACCCGAATCAGTGGTTGAGCCTGAAGAAATTCCAGAGCATGAATATGAAAAAAGAACTGTTGAAGTCAGTGTTGAGATCAGTATtgattcttcctcctccaccaacTCAAGTAATGCTGAAGAGAGATCCACAATGCAACCTTTCGAACTCAATCTCCAGAAGGATTTCAGACAAGCAAAAAAGAACTTGTTGGAGTCTACTAAATCATTTAAACGTGGAGAAGTTGTCGATTCAAACAAAGGAGTAATTGATACTGCAGTACCTTTCGAATCTGTTAAGGAAGTTGTGACCAAGATTGGAGGAATCCTTGATTGGAAAGCTCACAAGGCAGATACATTGAAG GAGTTTGGTTCTGTAAAAGGACGAAGCTTTCGCCATTGTAGGATCCCGGAGTCTGGTTCTGTACGAAACCAAAATCAAGTTATTTCCGAACTTGAGAGAATTCACATAGAAATTTCTGAGTGCAAAGGGCAATTTGAAGCTGCACAAGAGGCTAAAATCCAAGCATTGAGGGAGCTAGAAGTCACTGAGAGTATCATAGAAGAACTACAGTTGAAGCTTGAGAAAGCCCAAAAAGAAGAGTCCCGAGCGAAACAAGACTCTGAGCTGACCCAGCTGAGGGTGAAAGAAGTGGAGCAAGGAATTACTAGTGAAGCCAGCCTCGTCGCTAAAGCACTGCTTGAGGTAGCCAAAGAAAGACATGAAGCGGCTGTTGTGGAACTGGCATCAGTAAAGGAGGAACTAGAAGCCTTACGAGGGGAGAAGCCTTTATTGATCAATGAAAGAGATGTTGCAATGAGTAAAACTCAGGAGGTTGTTTCTTTAGCAAAAGAACATAGAATTGGAGAATCCTTGTCAAGAAATGAAGATTACTTGAGATGGGAAAAGGAACTTAAAATGACTGAAGAGGAAATGCATGAGCTTGATCGACAACTTGCATTGACAAAGGATCTTAGACACAAACTAGATACGTCAACAAAATTACTACAGTCACTCAAGGATGATCTATCGAAGTACATGAGCGAAAAGTTGAAACAAGATTCTGAGAACAATGACAAAGAGAAATCAGATGATGAAACAGACAAAAGTGCGTACCAAATTCAGGCACTAGATACAACGAGAAAGTCACTTGAAGAAGTGAGGATTAGCATGGTGAGAGTGAAAGCTAAAGTGGACTGTCTTAGTGTTGAAGCTGTATCACTCAAGTCTGCACTCGATGCTGAGAAAGCAGCTATTTCGACGTTAAAGCAGAAGGGAGGTGCGGCATTGATAGTAGTTTCTTCTCTTGAATCTGATCTTGATAGGACAAAACAAGAACTTGAAGTGGTGAAGATAATGGAAAGGGAAACCAAAGACAAAATGATGGTGCTGCCAATGTTGTTACATCAAAAGACGGAGGAAGTAGATCAAGCTAAGGCAGCTGCTCTGATGGCTAGAAAACAGCTACGAAAAGCCAAGGAGGAAGCGGAGCTGGCAGAAGCCTCCACGACCACAACAAGGAGCAAATTACTTGTAGCTCTGAAGGAAAAAGAAGCAGCTCAAGAATCAGAGAACGTTGCATTAACAGCAGCTAAAGTGTTGCAGGAGAGTGCGCAGACTGCACAAATCGGGGGCAAGGACTCTCTGCCACAACTGATCCTTCCACCAGATGAATACTTGACTCTCAATAAAAGAGTCCATGAAGCTGAGGAACTCGCACACGATAAATTGGCAGCCGCCGTCGCACAAATTGATGAGGCTAAGATATCACAAAACATTAGTATAGAGAGATTAAAAGAAGCATGTAGAGAGTTGGAAGAGTGTAAAGAAGCATTTAAAGTGGCGAATGACAAGGCAAAGAAGGGCCAAGAAGAAAAATTGGCAGCAGAACAGGAACTGAGGAAATGGAGAACCGAACTTGAACAGCGAAGAAAAGCTAACGATGCAGTTAAAGCTTCAGTGGCTCCCCTAAGAAGTCCACCAACTATGCAATATGATGAACTCAAAAGCATGAGAATCGAAGAAAATGATGATGTAGTTCATGCTGGGCCAGGAGAGATTGAGACTGGTGTGGTaattaagaagaagaaagcaTTCTTTCCAAGATTAGCTCATCTCTTGCCCAAGAAAAGCACCCAGCAAGTGAACTCACGGGGGCCATTTGCATGCTTGCATGCCTACTACTTCGAAGCTTGA